A genomic segment from Bombus affinis isolate iyBomAffi1 chromosome 13, iyBomAffi1.2, whole genome shotgun sequence encodes:
- the LOC126923015 gene encoding high mobility group protein homolog TDP-1-like — MLQVDNVTSISLFTRSFWKKLSSNAAYDKNLLNNCDRVAKRMGNTGSAHSSKRKGRKRESGDSVGDRPGKTKKFVNGSESRTSGKEIIKCRATNPFIIFFLRLRSKKPKEHVTVIARAAGKLWTQMTPEQRKKYVQLANAEKKRREEQRRKRKLRRRKGR, encoded by the exons ATGCTTCAAGTTGACAATGTCACTTCAATTTCACTTTTTACGAGAAGTTTTTGGAAAAAATTGTCAAGTAATGCGGCCTACGACAAGAATTTATTAAACAATTGTGACAGAGTTGCGAAGAGAATGGGAAACACCGGGTCCGCGCATTCATCGAAAAGAAAAGGACGAAAACGAGAAAGTGGTGACAG CGTAGGTGATCGTCCAGGAAAAActaaaaaatttgtaaatgGTTCCGAATCCCGAACCAgtggaaaagaaataataaaatgtcgTGCGACTAATCCTTTTATCATCTTCTTTCTACGGTTACGGAGTAAAAAGCCAAAGGAACACGTAACCGTGATTGCTCGTGCAGCTGGAAAATTATGGACACAAATGACTCCGGaacaaagaaagaaatacgTACAGTTGGCAAACGCCGAGAAAAAAAGACGAGAAGAGCAAAGAAGGAAACGGAAGTTAAG